A single region of the Gossypium arboreum isolate Shixiya-1 chromosome 12, ASM2569848v2, whole genome shotgun sequence genome encodes:
- the LOC108476507 gene encoding transcription factor SRM1-like, giving the protein MTVHEASNSSEWSREQDKAFENALATYPEDTSYRWEKIAADVRGKTLEEIKQHYELLEDDVNRIESGCVPLPAYSSSEGSTCHAGDEVTSKKGSDHLGHFNSESDHGSKNSRSDQERRKGIAWTEDEHRLFLLGLDKYGKGDWRSISRDFVVTRTPTQVASHAQKYFIRLNSINKDRRRSSIHDITSVGNGEILATQGPITGEPNGAATGCSSAKSAKQPSQHPAASPGVGMYSSPTIGQPIGGPLVSTIGTSANLPAPPHLAYGAVVPSAPMNMGPVKYSMPHKSDHR; this is encoded by the exons ATGACTGTACATGAAGCTAGCAACAGCTCCGAGTGGAGTAGAGAGCAAGATAAGGCATTTGAGAATGCCCTTGCAACATATCCTGAGGACACCTCATATCGGTGGGAGAAAATCGCGGCTGATGTGCGTGGTAAAACTTTGGAAGAGATTAAACAACACTATGAGCTTTTAGAGGATGATGTTAACCGGATTGAGTCTGGTTGTGTGCCTTTACCTGCATATAGTTCTTCTGAGGGTTCAACATGCCATGCTGGTGATGAAGTAACTAGCAAGAAAGGAAGCGAccatttagggcattttaataGTGAGTCAGATCATGGGAGTAAGAATTCAAGGTCAGACCAGGAACGTCGTAAGGGGATTGCTTGGACAGAGGATGAGCACAG GTTATTTCTTCTTGGTTTGGACAAATATGGGAAAGGTGACTGGCGAAGCATATCCCGGGACTTTGTGGTCACAAGAACGCCAACACAAGTTGCAAGTCACGCGCAAAAATATTTCATTCGCTTAAACTCCATTAACAAAGATAGGAGGCGATCTAGCATCCATGATATTACTAGCGTGGGCAATGGAGAGATTCTAGCGACCCAAGGACCAATCACTGGTGAACCGAATGGTGCAGCAACTGGATGTTCCTCCGCAAAATCAGCCAAACAACCCTCTCAGCATCCTGCTGCATCACCAGGTGTTGGCATGTATTCTTCTCCAACTATAGGGCAGCCAATAGGAGGGCCCCTTGTCTCAACAATTGGCACGTCAGCTAATCTTCCTGCCCCGCCACATTTAGCTTATGGAGCAGTGGTTCCTAGTGCACCGATGAACATGGGTCCTGTCAAATACTCAATGCCTCATAAATCTGATCATAGGTGA
- the LOC108476520 gene encoding uncharacterized protein LOC108476520 yields MAAFPFPYTFFLTKPSISKSLTTRHHVKLLVSPTTRKNTSKTCSCSAQNTRRAPSNSPLWTVTDIAQAVGGKIVKWGPPGTISIDTRTIEPGQWFFAITGENVDAHDFITLDLSKSGCVGVIGNRVCENWEMGFVQVDGDTVSSLLKMAAFARNRFVGKVIAVTGSVGKTSTKAMIALALESLGSKVYHSYEHWNNTFGVSLSLITIPRDAGIAVLEMGMNRKGQLLELTRLGRPDIRVILKVATAHLENLVSLEGVAMAKGEMFQEAKPGDICVANADDPFVKSIPVPQGARRVLFGRSLESDVRLVAAERVGSGGSVGVRVVLQKNMEMVEFVIPTLGLHMAVNACAAAAVATSMGVPLSQVGRSLSRYIPVSMRSEFVVAKSGIKIVNDAFNANPVSTKAGIDTLKNIDCDGKRVAILGDMFELGTHEIEYHEEVLNYCLDACIDVVAIAGQRFHLAADNMNLMKKMKVVHAVETENLIPKILNCLNMNDVVLVKGGCQMQMVKVVDAIKAMPRFTQPSCSGSEN; encoded by the exons ATGGCCGCCTTTCCATTTCCCTACACTTTCTTTCTCACAAAACCTTCCATTTCAAAGTCCTTAACTACCCGTCACCATGTAAAGCTTCTGGTTTCACCTACGACCAGGAAAAACACCTCAAAAACTTGCAGCTGCAGTGCCCAAAATACCCGCCGTGCTCCTTCAAATTCCCCACTTTGGACTGTCACCGACATAGCCCAAGCTGTCGGTGGCAAGATTGTAAAATGGGGTCCTCCAGGAACCATTTCTATTGATACCAGAACCATAGAACCCGGCCAATGGTTCTTCGCCATTACCGGGGAAAATGTTGATGCCCATGATTTTATAACCCTTGATTTATCGAAAAGTGGATGTGTCGGGGTAATTGGAAACCGTGTTTGCGAGAATTGGGAAATGGGTTTCGTCCAGGTTGATGGCGACACTGTAAGTTCATTGCTGAAGATGGCAGCATTTGCAAGGAACAGGTTTGTCGGTAAAGTGATAGCAGTTACGGGAAGCGTTGGGAAAACTAGCACAAAAGCTATGATAGCTTTGGCGCTTGAGAGTTTAGGGAGTAAAGTTTATCATAGTTATGAGCACTGGAATAATACATTCGGGGTTTCTCTCTCATTGATAACGATTCCTAGGGATGCAGGGATAGCAGTTTTGGAGATGGGAATGAATCGGAAAGGACAGTTATTGGAATTGACACGGCTAGGGAGGCCTGATATTAGAGTGATTCTTAAAGTGGCCACTGCTCATTTGGAGAATCTTGTAAGCTTGGAGGGAGTTGCAATGGCTAAAGGGGAGATGTTCCAAGAAGCAAAGCCAGGAGATATATGTGTAGCCAATGCTGATGATCCTTTTGTCAAGAGCATTCCAGTTCCACAAGGAGCTAGAAGG GTGCTTTTTGGTCGGAGTTTGGAGTCTGATGTTCGGTTGGTAGCAGCAGAAAGGGTAGGCAGTGGTGGCAGTGTTGGAGTTCGAGTTGTCTTACAGAAAAACATGGAGAT GGTGGAATTTGTGATTCCGACTTTGGGTCTGCATATGGCTGTCAATGCATGTGCAGCAGCAGCAGTTGCAACTTCTATGGGTGTTCCTCTTTCTCAAGTTGGAAGATCCTTATCTCGATACATTCCTGTTAGTATGAGGTCCGAGTTTGTTGTAGCCAAAAGTGGCATCAAGATAGTGAATGACGCTTTCAATGCCAATCCTGTTAGCACCAAAGCCGGTATCGACACGTTGAAAAACATCGATTGTGATGGAAAAAGAGTTGCTATTCTTGGGGACATGTTTGAACTAGGTACTCATGAGATAGAGTATCATGAGGAGGTATTAAACTATTGTCTTGATGCTTGTATTGATGTAGTTGCCATTGCGGGGCAGAGGTTTCATTTAGCAGCTGATAATATGAatttaatgaagaagatgaaggtTGTACATGCTGTTGAAACAGAAAATCTTATTCCTAAAATCTTGAACTGTTTGAATATGAATGATGTAGTCCTCGTGAAGGGTGGGTGTCAGATGCAAATGGTGAAAGTTGTGGATGCAATTAAGGCAATGCCTAGATTCACTCAACCTTCATGTTCGGGTTCGGAGAATTGA
- the LOC108478296 gene encoding putative GEM-like protein 8 — protein MKMKNQLLEQVIGVPMKSIVYRVERTPRLYLPDAEGSATFRISKGNFVLKRMNKLGKKADSFAHGIREHVRLGPKISETVKGKLSLGARILQVGGVEKIFKQLFSVKEGEKLLKACQCYLSTTSGPIAGLLFISSAKVAFCSDRSIKIPSSNGDFVRVHYKVLIPLEKIKGVNESENMKKPSQKYMEIVTVDDFDFWFMGFLNYQKAFKYLQQAVVSQRVEDEQVTF, from the exons ATGAAGATGAAGAACCAGCTACTAGAACAAGTTATTGGAGTTCCAATGAAATCTATCGTATATCGAGTTGAGAGAACCCCGAGACTGTACTTACCTGATGCTGAAGGGTCTGCAACGTTCaggataa GCAAAGGGAATTTTGTACTTAAAAGAATGAACAAGCTAGGGAAGAAAGCTGATAGTTTCGCACATGGAATCCGAGAACATG TGAGACTGGGGCCAAAGATCAGTGAAACTGTGAAGGGAAAATTGAGTTTGGGGGCAAGAATTCTTCAAGTAGGAGGGGTggagaaaattttcaaacaattattTAGTGTGAAAGAAGGAGAGAAGCTGTTGAAGGCTTGCCAATGCTATTTATCAACAACGTCAGGTCCTATAGCGGGCCTTCTTTTCATCTCCTCTGCAAAGGTCGCCTTTTGTAGCGATAGATCCATCAAAATCCCTTCTTCGAATGGAGATTTTGTCAGAGTACATTACAAG gttttgattCCACTTGAGAAAATCAAGGGAGTTAATGAGAGTGAAAACATGAAGAAACCATCGCAGAAGTACATGGAAATTGTGACAGTTGATGATTTTGATTTCTGGTTTATGGGTTTCTTGAATTATCAGAAAGCTTTCAAGTATCTGCAACAGGCAGTAGTATCCCAAAGAGTAGAGGATGAACAAGTCACTTTCTAG